From Solanum lycopersicum chromosome 8, SLM_r2.1, the proteins below share one genomic window:
- the LOC101262234 gene encoding protein GET4, whose product MQYSSISGTLLKPLILQPPLNFFIARMSRERAKRATLPPAQENIEKLEKVVKQGNYYGAQQMFKSISARYVSAERYSEALDILKCGACLQLENGQVTCGSELALLFVETLVKGKVSYNEETLDHVRKIYEKFPRPSVPQNLDLTDDDDDEMQKLSEAIAAAKTRVDCCSSFLKASIKWSVEFGALRYGSPELHEMLADYMYSQSPEVDMVKVSFHFVRGRNLKKFASTIINFMGKCYPGEDDLAIARAILMYLSLGNLRDANKLMDEVEKEMQSKHLDFPRSELMEFVNYLLLTLQRDALPLFNMLRQNYKTSIDRDPLFNELLDEVAKKFYGIQRKSPLQGMFGDIFKMMGGE is encoded by the exons atgcaatattCCAGTATTTCTGGGACCTTATTAAAACCTCTGATTCTTCAACCTCCTCTCAACTTTTTCATCGCAAGGATGTCTCGAGAGAGAGCCAAACGTGCGACACTGCCTCCAGCTCAAGAG AATATTGAGAAGTTGGAAAAGGTTGTAAAACAGGGAAATTACTATGGAGCTCAACAGATGTTTAAGTCTATAAGTGCAAG ATATGTGTCTGCTGAGAGGTACTCTGAAGCTTTGGATATTCTTAAGTGTGGTGCTTGCTTACAATTGGAGAATGGACAG GTTACCTGTGGGTCAGAGCTTGCTTTGTTGTTTGTTGAAACTCTTGTAAAAGGAAAAGTTTCTTATAATGAAGAAACTCTTG ACCATGTCAGGAAAATCTATGAGAAATTTCCTCGACCTTCGGTGCCACAAAATTTGGACCTCAcggatgacgatgatgatgagaTGCAAAAACTTTCAGAAGCCATCGCAGCAGCCAAAACCCGAGTAGATTGCTGTTCTTCTTTCTTAAAAGCTTCTATCAA GTGGTCAGTTGAATTTGGTGCACTTAGGTACGGATCTCCAGAGCTGCATGAGATGCTGGCAGATTATATGTATTCTCAATCTCCTGAAGTG GACATGGTAAAAGtatcttttcattttgttaGAGGAAGGAATCTCAAGAAATTTGCTTCGACTATCATTAATTTTATGGGCAAG TGCTATCCAGGAGAGGATGATTTGGCTATTGCCCGGGCTATTTTGAT GTACTTGTCTCTGGGAAATCTAAGAGATGCTAACAAGCTCATGGACGAGGTGGAAAAGGAAATGCAGTCGAAGCATCTTGACTTTCCTCGGTCAGAATTAATGGAGTTTGTCAACTACCTTTTGCTGAC GTTGCAGAGAGATGCTTTACCTCTCTTTAATATGTTGAGACAGAACTACAAGACTAGCATAGATAGAGATCCTCTATTTAATGAG TTGCTAGATGAAGTTGCAAAGAAGTTCTATGGCATACAGCGTAAAAGTCCTCTTCAAGGCATGTTTGGTGATATCTTCAAG ATGATGGGAGGCGAATAG